The nucleotide window GAGGGAGGATCTCTGCAGGAAATGTGGAAAACTGAGACACCTACTTCTTTGGACTAGAAAGTTAAGCACCTAGAGATTGCAGGATTGTAGAAGCCATAATCTTACACCAGCCAGAGGGAGGTAACATGAGgaagaggtttttttcttttttctgcctccttGGCTGTCTGATAACCTATATTCAACCCCTTTCACATGCTacacatcctcttctccttcctacAAGTCTCAACCCACACTAAGACTCTAACCAAGTTCTAAGGAGATTGGGAGAAATATCTTCCATAAGAGTGCTCTCTGGAAACCTTGTCCCTTCAATGTTATCCCCAACCTCTTGGCCCTATTTTCCACAACAGACAAATACACCAACCACTTTGCTCCTCTCCTCAGCTCACAGAGCCTGTGTCCCTGGGAGAGAGAATGGTTGGCTGGACAGTAACTGTCCTATGGCAGTGAGTCTGCTTTTCTAGACAGGCAGGAAGGACACTGGCCTGTCTCAATGTCTGGTCCCTTAAAGCAAAAATCTCTCAAGTATTTTCCCTTGGAGACAGAACTCCGGGAATAAGCACTCTGCTCTTACCTGGAGTAGTCCTGCCCTGGACCACAGGGTCGAGCAGTACCATCAGTAACATCATCAGAGCTGCTGTCCGGGGGGTCTCAGACACCTGCAGGACCAACATGAAGCCTGAAAAGGATGGAAACATGGAGAGAGTGGCAGTCAAGAAAAGAAGGACTCACTAAATGTAGCTCCTATCTGAAATATTGGAGACTTGAACCAAAGTAGTCTCCTGTGGCCTTGGGACTGGACAGAATTTGAGAAAAGAACCAATAGACACTGAGCTTTATATGAGTCATCTGTCACGGGGCAGATGGTTAGTGTGAAAGGTCTGACAGATTAAAGTGCATGATGCACATCAGATGACAGATGGAGGACAGTGATACTCATTTAAACCAGTTGGAAAGTCATGTGATTTTGGGAGAACAGGTGTATTCTTGACTCTGAAGGTGATTTCAAGTATTCTGCTGGCCCATCTATGGGGATTGTCACTCCCCCAACCTTGCCCCACCTCACACACCCACAGGACACGGGGTGGGGTGGCATAAGTGTTATCCTAGAGTGTAAAGGGTCATTCAGTGGCATGATTTAAAGACATCAGAGTGCCCATGCCAGAACTCAAAATGAGACCCGGAGTCTGTCtgtcttgcctttgctcagggCTTGTTTACCATCAGCATCcatccttgttttctttcttccagagGTATGTTAGTTCTGAGATATGCAAAGAACACAGGGTCCCTCCATAGGACTGTCATTAGGGTTGGCAGGGTTCAGTCTAGGGACCTTTCACCTGAGAGTATGGACATGCTAGTTACACTACCAAGTAAGAACGCACCTTTAAGGACACTGCTTCTTAATGGCCTTTAATTCTGAGTCTTCAATTTGGGGATGATATAACCGGCACACTGCTACTGCAGTGTGCTTTAGATCAAATGAAGTAAGGAGACCTGAAATTGCTTTGGAAAAGCCAAGTATATAGAGAACGTAAATAGATCAGTAAATGAGGAaggcaatgaaaaaaattatcaaggaCCCTACCTCTTCCAAAGCATCTGATTCTGTTGTGTTCATAgtgaatatttttacaaactttcAAAGAATATTACACACTTAAAATTTGATTCTGTTGGACCACCAATTccaataaagaaaatgtcaaactgCTATTATTTCTTCATGTAGACATGtatgttaaaatgtcaataaaatgttAACACATAAAATGCCAGCGTTCAAGAGATTAGAACTGAGGAATCAGTATGGAATAGTGGGGAAAAGCTCAGGTTCTTTCTCAGGTTCAGTATCTTTCAGATACTGAAAGTATCTGGGTTCGACTCTTCTCTTTGTCAAATACACAAATAGATAAATACTTAACTCCACAAGTATCaggtaacttatttttatttattcattatttttatttttcagagaccgGTTCTCCCTCAACTactcaggttggagtgcagtgacccaatcacagctcactgtaatctcaaactcccaggctcaagtgatcctcccacctcagccaggtgagtatctgggactacaggcagtgtcaccatgcctggctaatgttttgaactttttgtagagatgagggtcttgctatgttgtcgaGTCTGGTCTGGAATTTCTGACCTCAAAAAAATCCtgccactttggcctcccaaagcactgagattacagatTATGAGTCACTGTGTTTGGCCTGTAATTTATCTTTACAATGGATATTAATAATACCTCCCTCTTAGGTTTGAAGTGAGTATCAAATGAGGTAATATTTGTAAAACACTGAGAATAGCATCTTTCATGTATCACTctgttaataattattatttatgcaaGGCAAGGCtaccagaaaataataaaaatattaatataatatacatactTTATTACCACATTAAATGTTTTGTGATATCATTGAAGAAtactgaagaaatatttcaaaataaatatctttaaaataagacaaggaGAGTAATTTCTTAAATACGATGGAAAGAATATAGATCAAAAAATGAACATTACCTGTAATAGTAAAGCATTAGAGAAATTCCTCTTACaagtaagataaaaataaatgtgcccATTGTTACCATATGTAATGTTGTACTGggtatttttatatgaaaatgaaatcaattgacttatttatttatatttagagacaaagtcttaatcTGTTgtccatgctggagtgcagttgTACAATAATAGGTCACTGCAGCTTCAATAGGTCACTCAGCTCCTGAGGCATCTTCCTGctgtagcctcctgagtagcttgggctataggtgtgtgccactactctgggctaatttaaaaaacaattttttttttgagtcagcgTCTAGCAGTTTTTCcttagctggtcttgaactcctggtctccagtgagcatcctgcctcagcctcccaagtagctgggacaactagcaagagccaccacatctagctatAACTAGTAACTTTAGgagaataaatattatttccaaCAGCTTATGTACCACCAAGAAAACTCAAATAATAGGAAACCTGGATAATAAGAATTATCTAGAAATTTCACTAATAAAGGCGTCCAGGCatagaaaaagatttaaatatcgTCTTCATTCAAGTTAATAATATCTGCAAGtggaaactataaaacttctacataaaagagtaaataaaaagtaGATATCTCAGGCAGGTGGGCCTAGAAAAAAGAtcaattatattttcaattagaTAGTACATTTATCCCTAAATACCAACAGAATATTTTTGTAAACTTGATGAAATATCTTAAAAAATCATTTCGAAAAAAATAATGGAGAGAAACGTCAGAGATCATCTGAATGTCGGGAATAGGGGTGAATGTGAGGAATAAAggcaattatttaaaacatttgccACTAGAAGAATGTATGACttgtcttttcatgtctctttctCTGACTCTGGAAACTGAACTGTGAATCAGTGTTCCCTGGGCCATGCTGGTCCCTGAAAATCCTCCCATTTAGTCCTGAGCCCTACCAATGTTCGCTTTACCTAACAACAGAGGATGTCAGTTCTCTTACTTCTCTGATTGGTTAAACCTGGCCATGCTGTTTCCTCTCCACCCATTTTGGCCATTTTTAGGTATAGAAGAGCACAATTTCAGAACTCTTGTCTACCCCCAGCCTGCCTCTGCTCACAATTGTCAACTCCAGACTCCCTGTCTTCCCTGAAGACAGAATGTTCCAGACCAGAGCTCTGATCCTGAAAGCCCTCTGCTTGGCTTTCCTGCTGAGTCTCCAAGGAGCTGGGGCCATCAAGGGTGAGTGCTGGGAGGATGGGACAGATGGGGGAGGCTACTGTGAATTGTATCAGGAATTAGACATTTTAGGGACTCATTGATCTATTTTCCTCTTtgtccattttctctcttctttccctagTGTGGGGGCTCACTGTTGTTCCTTCTCACTCCAATGAGAATAATAGCAATAGTAGCCATAGTTTACTAGacacctatttaatttttttgcaattgCATCTCACAAGCACCTTCAATGAAGATAGTATTATGTCTAATTCAGAGGTGTAAAAATGGAAACTCAAAAAgattaatatattttctaaagtaTGCACCAAGTCTAGAGCCATGTTTTAAGTCCAGACCTATTTTGACGATCATACTCTGCACTCCCAGGTTTCTGCACACAGTGACTTCAAGAGAATAAATGTTATTTCCGACAGCTTATGCACCACCAAGAAAACTCAAATAATAGGAAATCTGGATAATAAGAATTATCTAGAAATTTCACTAATAAAGGTGTCCTTTACCGAGCAGCCCTGCAGGGCCCCTGCCCCCTCTGTCTCTCCTGGATCTGCAGCTTCTGCTCTGTGTGGcagcttctcctcctcttcctcctgctccttcttcttcttttgagacagagtctcacttttgtcactttggtagactgctgtggcatcgtagctcacagcaacttcaaactcttgggttcaagcaatcctctgacctcagtttttctatttttcagtagagacagggtctcactttggctcaggctggtctggaactcatgagctcaagtaattcatctgcctgagcttcccagagtgctagtattacaggtgtgagccaccgcacccagcctatgTGGCTGCTTCTAAGGAGACCCGGAAGTGTGGGCTCTGTGTGTTGGAACCTAGGAGAGCAGGTGCTAAGAGTGTTCCTGTGTCCCTCCTGTCTCCCAGGAACCTAGGACCCTTCCTGGGTCTTCGTGGGTTGTTTACAAGCTTTCTTTCTTAAGACAGCAGGATTGCCTGTTTTTGTTATCACTGTAATTCAGGTCTTGAGAGACCCAGGAGGATCATTGGGCAGCCTAGAGTTTTGATAACCACAAGGACTCAGCCAAGTATTATATATACATCCTGTGGCTGACATCCAGGAGCATCAAGCCTGTGAATGATATTGTCATTCACAAATCCAGTGATGTGAAGGATTAGAATtcaaaacataaaagatgcaCTCTTCCCCCCAGACAGTTTTATTTAAGGTGTGGTGTCTAAATGGCTTAGTAGTAAAGAGGAGGCAAGGCCAGGGAGAACCAGAAATACCCATTGCCCCAATGATGGTCCCTTTGCGTTATAATATGCATATATACCACGATGAACGTATCTACATAGATACACATCTAAATACTTCTTAGGATTCTTGGCAGATACTACTAATTAACTCAGCTGTATCTGTAATGCCTCCCTCCACACTGGCTCCTTCTCTCTTAACCTATAAACATATTCTTTACCTTAAAAACATAATatgaatcaatgaataaaaaacaaCTTTGCCTTCACTCTGTATCCTACCCTAGAAATACTCTCTTTGTGTCCTTACCCTCGTAGCTAAGCTTCTGATTTTTGTCTCCAATACAGCACTGAGGATACCCTTGTCTTCGCTGTCAGGAACCTCTACGTAAGATCAAATCCCCTGGGTACTTTACAGTGTCTCTCAGACTTGAGTTCTTGATAATATTTGCATTCTAACCCAGTTTATTCTGTTTCTTattggaactttttaaaaaagatcctTTTTTAACTTACTCTGTCCTTACTTTACCAGCACTTTCTGGATCCTCCTGTTCTCCTTTGAAAATGCCTCTTAATTCTCATGTTTCCCTGAGTATACCCTCAGCTCTCTGCAATTCTTATTTCTTGCTCTCTTCCTGGAAAATCTTACCTAGTCTTCACCCTCCACTTATGACTCTCAGTTCTCTGGGCCAAACCCCTGTCCTGAGATCAATCATCGTATACTACTGTCTATATGTGACTTTTGGGTATTCTGAATGCAATATGTCCCACACTGCACTCAGGATTTTCTCCCAAACAGACTGTCTTCCACTAATGGAACCAAGATGATTGCTTTTggttggggagatgttggtcaaaggatacaaaatttcatttCAATAGGATTAAGTTCAATAGTTCTATTGTAGGcacagttaataacaatgtattgtattctagaaaattgctaagagagtggattttaaatgttctcgcCACAAAAAATAACTGAGGTAATgcatgtgttaattagcttgacttaGCCATTCAGCGAGgtatatatatttcaaagcaacatgttgtacacaataaatatgaattatttagaGAGGGGAAGATATGAgaggggggagaagagagagagagagatatgatTGCACTGGCCAGTCTAGGAATAAGAAAGTTATTTGGGAGTTTTCCACCTTTCTTACTGCCTCCATCACTCACCAGTTCCTAAAAGGTCCCTCTTTAATTTCAATCGGATTCCTCGTCTCTCTTCCTTCTGCTGCTGTGCCCACTTCTCTCTCTCAGTGTCAGGTACTATTGGTCTTGCCTCTTGAACTAGCTTCTCCCATTTGTGCTGCACACCGTGGCCACAGCAATCTTCCCAACTTGCAAATCTGCTGCCACTCTcctgcttaaaatccttcaaTAATTCTCTGTGACTTCCAGGATAGTGTTTAAACTCCTCAGCTTTGCATGTAAGGCCTGTCATGATCTAGCCCAGgtgccctcaaactttttaaacagggggccaattcactgtccctcagaccattggagggctggactatagtttaaaacaaacaaaaaaaacaactatgaacaaattcctatgcacactgcacatatcttattttgaagtaaaaaaacaaaacgggaacaaatacaatcacaccgccgcatgtggcctgaGGACCCCTGCGTTCTAGCCTCTGCCTGTTTCTTCTCATCCCCTGCTGCCGTTCCACATCTGCAGCCAGCTCTGGTCCTACTGAAGTATCCGTGATTCTCCAAATATGTCATGTGTTTTAAACATTCTTCCCCCATGTGAGAAATggcttttcctctgttttctgaCTACCTAACTTCAAGCCATCTGTTCTGCAGGGAGTCTTCCCTAACGCCTCATCTCACAGCATCTCGTGCGTAACAGCCTTTCTGCACTTATCAATTGTGCCGCCATTGTCCTGTCACTTGCATGTCTCCCGTGGCTTATAAGCATCTTGAGGACAAGAaccatgtcttatttttatttgaatatttaacatctgactgacatataGTAggcttttaatatactttttttgtccgaattaaaatgatatttgaaggaaaataatatttcatactTGGCTGATCTTTACACCCCAGAATTTGTAAACCTGTtttgaaacttcaaaaaaaagtgCTAACTACATTCATGTAGTAAGAACATGAGTTCTCAATAATTCTTAGAGGGTATTGTTGCTTcttattttactctcttttctgAAGATGATTCCTGTAAACCAAGGACCCTAAGTATCCttgtgaaaaaatattctttctctcaCTATAAATGGCCAAGCACAGAGTGGGGCCCCACATGTCAGGGCTGCAAACTCACAGGGAAATCCATGAGTTAGCTGGTTAGGCTAGAGAagccctcattttccttttcactcTTGTTCATCTATTATTCTAAACCAGAAGCTCTCACATATTCATTGCTTCATTTAATGATGATATTTGCTTTTATCCTTTTTGCTTCTTCTTTCAAACTAAAACATactaggaaacaaaataaattaaagccCACAGGTGTTTCAAACTCAGCAACAATTCGTAGTTccatcagaaacaaaaataaaaacacaaattaaaaaaaagtacgGAACCAATGATGAAATGATTGTACTATACTCTTCACTTTAGTATgcctaaaatgaaaattattattaacaaAGCTGCACATTCtggctcggcgtctgtggctcaagcagctagggtgccagccacatacactggagctagtgggtttgaatccagcccgggcctgccaaacaacgacaactacaaccaaaaaatagccgggcactgtggcaggtgcctgtagtcccagctacttgggaggctgaggcaagagaatcacttaagcccaagagtttgaggttgctgtgagctgtgacgttacagcactctactgagggcggcataCTGGGACTctatcaaacaacaacaacaacaaaaaaaacaacaacaagaaaacaaagctaCATATTCTACAGTTTCATGTTCAAAGAGCACTTAAATTTGAAGGGTATTTTCTCCTCCCTTGCAATTTCctactttttttctcccttttctgtaacaagaaaaatgaaatttctgcTCCCCTGTTcctatatctttaaaaataattttacacctGTGGTCCTAGAAGAATTGAGAGTTTTTAGGAAGACAAAAATTTCTCTACTAGTTCCACAAATAGCTGTCTAAActtaagcaagttacttaacttctttgCATTTCCTATCTGTAAAACAGTATGTTACATATTTGCTTTACAGAGTCATAGAGacaattaaatgaatgaaatatgtcAAGtatttagaacaatgcctggcacacactaagtattcaacaaatgttaCTTGTTATTGATATTATTACTATTTCTGTAGAGTCAGTATGCCTAGACTTCTGAAGACCAGAAAGCACCTTGACTTCTCAATGATaatattcttgttttgttcctcccttgttttccttttataactGCTCTTGTCTGCTCTGCCTTACCTCCTTTTCGGTGTTACTCCTTCTTCCCCCATCTGTCCTTCCTTTGACTGCATTCCTTTTGCCTTTTTATGTTCATTAATCTTTATTCGTTCACTGGCCTCCACCACGTACATAGACTTATATTTTGccatggttttctttattttctctatgcAGCGGACCACGTGTCAACTTACTTCGCGTTTGCACAGACGCACAGACCATCAGGGGAGTATATGTTTGAGTTTGATGAGGATGAGCAGTTCTACGTGGATCTGGACAAGAAGGAGACGGTCTGGCATCTGCCGGAGTTTGCCCAAGCCTTTTCCTTCGAGGCTCAGGGTGGGCTGGCTAACATCGCTATATTGAACAGCAACCTGAATATCATGATCCAGCGTTCCAACCACAGCCAGGACACCAATGGTACTGCCCGTCTTTGCTTCTTCCTCTGCAGCCcagctgggaagggaagggaagggaggggaagggagggcccCTGCATACCCAGAGTGGGAGAACCAGAGGCCCTCTGCTGGGCGACCTTCCCCTGAGTGGTCACGGGCTCATTCTGGTACAGCCGAGGGCTTTGTCATCTCTTTTCACACACGAGAAAGGCCGAGCTGAGTGAGGGTGGTCAGTGGGATGAGACTCCTGGCTCTGTTTCTGGAACTCAGAGGTATCATAAAGTCTGAGCCTAAGGTAGACGACACTCCAAAGGTGATGCGTCTGTGCTTCCTCCCAGAACAGGGGACTCACTGGGTCCTGTTTCCTCCCAGAGCCCCCTGAGGTGATTGTGTTTCCCAAGGAGCCTGTGGAGCTGGGCCAGCCCAACACCCTCATCTGCCACATCGACAAGTTCTTCCCACCCGTGCTTAACGTCACGTGGCTGCGCAATGGCCAGCCGGTGACCCAGGGCGTCGCGGAGAGCCTCTTCCTGCCCAGAACAGATTACAACTTCTATAAGTTCCACTACCTGACCTTCGTGCCCTCGGCCGATGACGTCTATGACTGCAAGGTGGAGCACTGGGGCCTGGACAAGCCATTCCTGAGGCACTGGGGTATGGAGCCTAACCTCTGCAAAATCTCCCTGGCACCCTATGCTCCCAGGACCGGGTGCCCTCTGCACCAGCTTTCCCCATTCACTGGGTCTCTGCTTCCCTTGTGTGAACGTGCTGTCAACTGTTCCATAACCTTcaacccccacacacaccccatgcCAGCCCCATCCTCACTGCTCCTTCTCACCCCAACTCTTCATTCTTCTGGTAGAGGCCCAGGAACCCGTCCAGATGCCTGAGATGACAGAGACTGTGCTCTGTGCCCTGGGCCTGGTGCTGGGCCTGGCTGGTATCATCGCTGGCACCATCCTCATCGTAAAGGCTCTGCGTTCTGGTCGTGACCCCCGCGCCCACGGTTCCCTGTGAGTCATTGTGAAGCTGGATGGGGGGTGATCTTAGGATACtgtcagaggaaaagaggagggtGCCTAGGATCTGTGCTGTATAAGGAAGGACAGAAACAGTCAATTTGATAACTGTACATTTATCTCACTGAGTTAAAAGCATTGAGCTGCACAACAACTACATCAATAATTTACTGAGTACTTAACATGTTCAGGCACTATTCTGAGAACTTACActtattaactcattttatcctcacaaatattctatgaggtaggtactattattgtcATCATTTTACATGAATGATACTTAATCTTTGTACATAAACAGAGACATTAAGCAACTTGACCAAGGTTACACAACTAGGAACAGTGGAGTTAGTGTTCCAATCTGGAAAGTCTGGATTCAAGATTGTTTGCTTAACTACTGATCTAAACACTTGGTCttctatgaagaaaaagaaaaagacaagtccAGACTCTTCAAGAGCCCAGAGTCTAGTAGTGAAGCCAGATCCACATTTCTATACATAATACATgcgtatatttctttttcttttttctctttttgagacagagcctcaagctgtcaccctgggtagagtgctgtggcatcacagctcacagcaacctccaactcttgggctcaagcgattgtcctgcctccacctcccaagtagctgagactacaggtgccaaccacaacgcctggctattttttggttgcagccgtcattgtttggcgggcccaggctggattcaaacccgccagctcaggtgtatgtggctggcgccttagccacttgagccacaggtgccgagccaacatgTATATATTTCTATACATAATTATAGCACAGTGTGATAAGGGCCTATAAGCTGTTTGCTTTCTCTGCTTGGACTCATTGAATGATAGTTATACAAAAATTGCCCTTCTGGGATCCCATAGTTTTCTATCCATGAACACATctaatttatcattattattatttgtgctGGCCCTCACGTGGAAAGGATGAAGTCAATCATGCTTTTCAGTTCATGCCTCCCATCATCATTGGTTCCTCCAGGCTTTATTTGTTCCCTTTAGCTTTAGTCTTTATTCTCATATTTAACCTTTTATGCCTACCTCCTGGTTAAATATTCTAATAGATATGATGAGTTTCCTTTTATTTGCATATATCCTATATAACACGTACTATTGTTTAACATACACGTATTTTTAATGAACCAAAATGGAATTATATTATAGACCCAATTTTGTACATCTAGTTCATTGCTTCCAACTATTCTATAGTACTCTATACATCCGTGTGTCTGTCTCCCCCCTGGGATTCCTGGGTCATCTCTGGTTTTCCACTATTGCAAGCAATACTTGTGTTCTCTGGAATGTATGTGCCTAGAAAGGGGTTGCAGGGTCACTGAGAATGCACATCCTTAAGTTGACTAAGTATTGCTCATCTGTACACCAGAATGGCTGTATTTTCTTTAGTAGCACCTGAAATTTTCTGCAACCCTTAAATTCACAGTaatcaaaataaatcacattttaatgaaatatcttaaaaatcaaaattgatgcaaaaatacatgATTAACGAAATATTAAAAGAGAAGTATTCAAAGGAAATGTAGAAAAAGTAGAGAGGCAGAAGAATTAGGAGAATATGTTATTAGATAAGCCAAGGAGGTAAAGAATTTCAGGAAAGAGGGAGTACTGAGTAGGTTCATGTTAATCTGAGGTCTTATGAGAAAATGTACCTTGTTTTTGGGATCCTTCCAAAGCAGTTTTATACAATGTGAGCAATTATCCTTTCTTCATTGCCGTTGTTCTGGAGCTGAGCTTCTTCCTTGGCTT belongs to Nycticebus coucang isolate mNycCou1 chromosome 9, mNycCou1.pri, whole genome shotgun sequence and includes:
- the LOC128593298 gene encoding HLA class II histocompatibility antigen, DP alpha 1 chain isoform X1 translates to MFQTRALILKALCLAFLLSLQGAGAIKADHVSTYFAFAQTHRPSGEYMFEFDEDEQFYVDLDKKETVWHLPEFAQAFSFEAQGGLANIAILNSNLNIMIQRSNHSQDTNEPPEVIVFPKEPVELGQPNTLICHIDKFFPPVLNVTWLRNGQPVTQGVAESLFLPRTDYNFYKFHYLTFVPSADDVYDCKVEHWGLDKPFLRHWEAQEPVQMPEMTETVLCALGLVLGLAGIIAGTILIVKALRSGRDPRAHGSL
- the LOC128593298 gene encoding HLA class II histocompatibility antigen, DP alpha 1 chain isoform X2; this encodes MFQTRALILKALCLAFLLSLQGAGAIKADHVSTYFAFAQTHRPSGEYMFEFDEDEQFYVDLDKKETVWHLPEFAQAFSFEAQGGLANIAILNSNLNIMIQRSNHSQDTNEPPEVIVFPKEPVELGQPNTLICHIDKFFPPVLNVTWLRNGQPVTQGVAESLFLPRTDYNFYKFHYLTFVPSADDVYDCKVEHWGLDKPFLRHWEAQEPVQMPEMTETVLCALGLVLGLAGIIAGTILIVKALRSGRDPRAHGSL